In Bacillus sp. NP247, one DNA window encodes the following:
- a CDS encoding AI-2E family transporter encodes MNEVKNFFRSRGFQRFLVLIILVLVLYGLKSMINLILITFILTFLMDRFQKFISKKLKVNRKVVIAGLYIVLVTFIVTTLYKYLPVLTIQISQLIYQFKLFFQNPPDNEIIKYALSTINGMEVSKYIEQGVDVIYQSIANIGKVSLQILLSLILSLFFLLEKERIIAFTSKFKDSKLKIFYEEIAYFGERFARSFGKVIEAQFLIAVVNCVLTVIALVILGFPQLLVLAVMVFLLGLIPVAGVIISLFPLCIIAYNVGGVMYVVYILVFITVIHALESYLLNPKFMSAKTNLPVFYTFMILIFSEHFLGIWGLIIGIPIFIFLLDVLDVNNDEPINDTK; translated from the coding sequence ATGAATGAAGTGAAAAATTTCTTTCGAAGTAGAGGGTTTCAACGGTTTCTCGTTTTAATAATATTAGTGCTTGTATTGTATGGATTAAAAAGTATGATTAATTTAATATTAATTACGTTTATTCTCACGTTTTTGATGGATCGATTTCAAAAGTTTATCTCAAAAAAATTGAAAGTAAATAGGAAAGTGGTTATTGCTGGTTTATATATTGTGTTAGTGACGTTTATTGTAACTACACTATATAAATATTTACCTGTACTAACGATACAAATTTCACAATTAATTTATCAATTTAAATTGTTTTTTCAAAACCCACCTGATAACGAGATAATTAAATATGCACTTTCAACAATTAATGGTATGGAAGTATCGAAATACATTGAACAAGGTGTAGATGTCATTTATCAATCGATAGCAAACATAGGAAAAGTTAGTTTACAAATACTACTTTCTCTTATTTTAAGCTTATTTTTCTTATTAGAAAAAGAACGCATTATAGCATTTACTTCGAAATTTAAAGATAGTAAGCTGAAAATTTTTTATGAGGAGATTGCATATTTCGGTGAAAGATTTGCAAGATCGTTCGGAAAAGTGATTGAAGCACAGTTTTTAATTGCGGTTGTCAATTGTGTGCTCACTGTAATTGCACTTGTCATTTTAGGATTTCCGCAGCTTCTTGTATTGGCTGTCATGGTCTTTCTACTCGGTTTGATTCCAGTTGCTGGTGTTATCATTTCATTGTTTCCACTTTGTATCATTGCCTATAACGTCGGCGGGGTTATGTATGTTGTTTACATACTAGTGTTCATTACAGTAATCCACGCTCTTGAAAGTTATTTATTAAATCCAAAATTTATGTCTGCAAAAACGAATTTACCTGTTTTTTATACATTTATGATACTTATTTTCTCAGAACATTTCCTTGGAATATGGGGGCTTATTATTGGGATTCCAATCTTTATCTTTTTATTAGATGTACTTGATGTAAATAATGATGAACCGATTAATGATACTAAGTGA
- a CDS encoding L-lactate dehydrogenase has product MKKGINRVVLVGTGAVGCSYAYCMINQAVAEEFVLVDVNEAKAEGEAMDLSHAVPFAPAPTKVWKGSYEDCKDADLVVITAGLPQKPGETRLDLVEKNAKIFKQIVRSIMDSGFDGIFLIATNPVDILTYVTWKESGLPKERVIGSGTTLDSARFRYMLGEYFDIGPHNIHAYIIGEHGDTELPVWSHVSIGIQKLQTLLEKDNTYNQKDLDDIFVNVRDAAYHIIERKGATYYGIGMSLLRVTKAILSNENSVLTVSAYLEGQYGQQDVYIGVPAVLNRGGVREILEVELSEEEELKFDHSVQVLKETMAPVL; this is encoded by the coding sequence ATGAAAAAAGGTATTAACCGTGTTGTATTAGTAGGAACAGGAGCAGTTGGATGTAGTTATGCTTACTGTATGATTAACCAAGCTGTAGCTGAAGAATTTGTTTTAGTTGATGTAAATGAAGCAAAAGCTGAAGGAGAAGCAATGGACTTAAGCCATGCCGTTCCTTTCGCACCAGCTCCAACAAAGGTTTGGAAAGGTAGTTATGAAGATTGTAAAGACGCAGATCTTGTTGTAATTACAGCTGGATTACCACAAAAGCCAGGTGAAACACGCTTAGATTTAGTTGAGAAAAACGCTAAAATTTTCAAGCAAATTGTTCGGAGCATTATGGATAGCGGCTTTGACGGTATCTTCTTAATTGCAACAAACCCTGTAGATATTTTAACTTACGTAACTTGGAAAGAATCTGGATTACCGAAAGAACGCGTAATCGGTTCTGGTACAACTCTTGATTCTGCTCGTTTCCGCTATATGTTAGGTGAGTACTTCGATATTGGACCTCATAACATTCACGCTTATATTATCGGAGAGCACGGTGATACAGAACTTCCGGTGTGGAGTCACGTATCAATTGGTATTCAAAAACTACAAACGCTTCTTGAAAAAGACAACACATATAACCAAAAAGATTTAGATGATATTTTCGTAAACGTTCGTGATGCAGCTTATCACATTATTGAACGAAAAGGTGCTACATACTACGGCATCGGCATGTCACTGCTACGTGTTACGAAAGCAATCTTAAGCAATGAAAACAGCGTATTAACTGTATCAGCATATCTTGAAGGTCAATACGGCCAACAAGATGTTTATATCGGCGTACCTGCTGTTTTAAACCGCGGCGGTGTTCGTGAAATTTTAGAAGTTGAACTAAGTGAAGAGGAAGAATTAAAATTCGATCACTCTGTTCAAGTATTGAAAGAAACAATGGCCCCTGTTCTTTAA
- a CDS encoding YesK-like family protein, with protein MNDSWTIVILLLAVASLILFLFLIIRTLFPTKKHDKNLGLILIILSLLAIPISIFLIGGWAGMGVGLIAVFIFAAVIIALIANKFIKLPPPKKK; from the coding sequence ATGAATGATTCTTGGACGATTGTAATCCTCTTGCTAGCTGTAGCATCCTTAATACTTTTTCTCTTTTTAATCATCCGAACATTATTTCCAACCAAAAAACATGATAAAAATCTCGGATTGATTCTTATTATTTTAAGCTTATTAGCAATACCGATCAGCATCTTCCTTATAGGAGGATGGGCAGGTATGGGGGTTGGTTTAATCGCAGTCTTTATTTTTGCTGCTGTTATTATAGCTTTAATTGCAAATAAATTCATTAAACTCCCCCCTCCAAAGAAAAAATAA